In Chryseobacterium oranimense, a single window of DNA contains:
- a CDS encoding SH3 domain-containing protein, producing MKTFISILILCIGTFTALSFNLSDSESLHHGGRCTGSASCSACSNCTGCAHCSSGGSCGVCSGSSYGKKSSSKKKKSKAYYPDSHYTKKNKSYSSPKIRIDEININTNNRYFAGVAVTKIYAKPFLNSKVIETVPKNTELKQLSKHDSWYKVQVKKSGKVGYVYYKDVK from the coding sequence ATGAAAACATTCATTTCTATACTCATCCTATGCATAGGTACATTTACGGCTCTTTCTTTTAATCTTTCTGATTCCGAAAGTTTACATCACGGCGGAAGATGTACCGGTTCTGCATCCTGCAGCGCCTGCTCCAACTGCACGGGCTGCGCTCATTGTTCTTCCGGGGGAAGCTGTGGTGTATGCAGTGGTAGTTCTTACGGAAAGAAATCATCCTCAAAGAAAAAGAAGTCTAAAGCCTATTATCCGGATTCACATTACACTAAAAAAAATAAATCTTATAGCTCTCCGAAAATCCGTATTGATGAAATTAACATCAATACCAACAACCGGTATTTTGCAGGGGTTGCAGTTACTAAAATCTATGCAAAGCCTTTTCTAAACTCTAAAGTAATAGAAACCGTTCCAAAAAACACAGAATTAAAACAGTTATCCAAGCATGATTCCTGGTATAAAGTACAGGTGAAAAAAAGCGGAAAAGTTGGGTATGTCTATTACAAAGATGTAAAATAA
- a CDS encoding TM2 domain-containing protein, producing the protein MKSKFTAAILAFFLGGLGIHRFYLNQNKLGLFYLLFCWTFIPAFIALIDFFIFIFMSEDNFNYKYNLKTGF; encoded by the coding sequence ATGAAATCGAAATTTACTGCAGCAATACTTGCTTTCTTTTTAGGAGGGCTAGGCATTCATAGGTTTTATTTAAATCAAAATAAATTGGGATTATTTTATTTGTTATTCTGCTGGACATTTATTCCCGCCTTCATTGCATTGATTGATTTCTTCATTTTCATTTTTATGTCTGAAGATAATTTTAATTACAAATATAATCTCAAGACCGGATTTTAA
- a CDS encoding PH domain-containing protein: MNLKKFLNEEQDPKAVEKLLERINDLITSQEFVEYIAVQKKPAINFSPDCIALTNRRIIFCRPKNFGLSMDFQDYNWVDVADCHIKEGILGATFTMKTVSNYINMMDYLPKAQARKLYQFAQEIEEKMRGVRREKDLEVRRASAGGVTVNNATPIIAQPVHTPQSATQLIEAEDPFAVLQKLKGLMDSGIISVEEFESKKNEILSRV, encoded by the coding sequence ATGAATTTAAAGAAATTTTTAAACGAAGAACAAGATCCAAAAGCCGTTGAAAAGCTTTTAGAAAGAATCAATGATCTTATAACATCTCAGGAGTTTGTAGAATATATTGCGGTTCAAAAAAAACCTGCAATCAATTTTTCTCCAGACTGTATAGCACTTACCAACAGAAGAATTATCTTCTGCAGACCTAAAAACTTTGGATTATCTATGGACTTTCAGGACTATAATTGGGTAGATGTTGCAGACTGCCACATTAAAGAAGGAATTTTAGGGGCTACTTTTACAATGAAGACCGTAAGCAATTACATCAATATGATGGATTATCTCCCAAAAGCCCAAGCCAGAAAACTTTATCAGTTTGCCCAGGAAATTGAAGAGAAAATGAGAGGAGTAAGAAGAGAAAAAGATCTTGAGGTCAGAAGAGCGTCAGCAGGTGGAGTCACAGTAAATAATGCCACTCCGATAATAGCACAGCCTGTTCATACCCCACAATCTGCTACACAGCTTATAGAAGCCGAAGATCCATTTGCTGTTTTACAAAAACTGAAAGGATTAATGGATAGCGGAATCATTTCTGTTGAAGAATTTGAAAGTAAAAAGAACGAGATATTATCAAGAGTTTAA
- a CDS encoding DUF6804 family protein: MKPFLTLCAICCFVAIFRLPIEYYTILRILISMGALLVLYNAVRFKQYYFSLIFLFILILFNPVFPIYLYRKSIWIPLDIITGILFLLIAFAEKPEEKKEEAIETPEEPTIYPAPPRLHSRDVIINPKKPREN, encoded by the coding sequence ATGAAACCTTTTCTTACCCTATGTGCGATCTGTTGTTTCGTAGCTATTTTCAGGCTTCCTATAGAATATTATACTATTTTGAGAATTCTTATCTCCATGGGTGCTTTACTGGTTTTGTATAATGCAGTCCGCTTTAAGCAATATTATTTCAGCCTGATTTTCCTTTTCATCCTTATCCTTTTCAATCCTGTTTTTCCTATTTATCTCTATAGAAAAAGTATATGGATTCCTTTGGATATTATAACCGGAATTCTCTTTCTTCTCATTGCTTTTGCTGAAAAACCGGAAGAAAAAAAGGAAGAAGCCATAGAAACTCCTGAAGAGCCTACGATATATCCCGCCCCACCAAGATTGCATTCCCGGGATGTCATTATTAATCCAAAAAAACCAAGAGAAAATTAA